The following are encoded in a window of Bradyrhizobium sp. WBOS07 genomic DNA:
- the rbfA gene encoding 30S ribosome-binding factor RbfA encodes MPRHHQKKSSAPGGGSQRQLRVGEQVRHAMADILAQGNVHDADLEGHIITVPEVRMSPDLKLATVYVMPLGGRDTEIVLAALARNKKFLRGEVARRVNLKFAPDIRFRVDERFDEAERIEKLLRTPAVQKDLEQDPATDREEER; translated from the coding sequence ATGCCACGCCATCATCAGAAAAAGAGTTCCGCACCCGGCGGCGGCTCGCAGCGCCAGTTGCGCGTCGGCGAGCAGGTTCGCCACGCGATGGCCGATATTCTGGCGCAAGGCAACGTGCATGATGCGGATCTCGAAGGTCACATCATCACCGTGCCGGAGGTGCGGATGTCGCCCGACCTGAAGCTCGCGACGGTCTACGTGATGCCGCTCGGTGGCCGCGACACCGAGATCGTCCTCGCTGCGCTCGCACGCAACAAGAAGTTCCTGCGCGGCGAAGTCGCGCGGCGCGTTAACCTGAAATTTGCACCCGACATTCGCTTCCGCGTCGACGAACGATTCGACGAAGCGGAACGGATCGAGAAGCTTTTGCGAACACCTGCGGTGCAGAAGGATCTGGAACAGGATCCGGCGACGGATCGGGAAGAAGAACGATGA
- the truB gene encoding tRNA pseudouridine(55) synthase TruB: MTMDPAHDTISGEQADQRDVQKNNLADDNFAGLGGNSEPHHEPRRVNNDPRAKQQKGNQVRRDRRDVHGWVVLDKPIGMTSTQAVAVLKRLFNAKRAGHAGTLDPLASGGLPIALGEATKTVPFVMDGRKRYQFTVCWGEERDTDDIEGRVTATSDQRPTREAILALLPRFTGVIEQIPPRYSAIKVQGERAYDLARDGEVVELAPRPVEIHHLTLVDQPDNDHAVFEAECGKGTYVRALARDMGRILGTYGHICALRRTLVGPFGENDMIPLDQLEALCDRAASGEGSLADALLPVETALDDIPALAVTRADAARLHRGQAVLLRGRDAPTCSGTVYVTVAGRLLALAEVGNGEIIPKRVFNLTGLTASPGRNERN, from the coding sequence ATGACGATGGACCCGGCTCACGACACGATCAGCGGCGAACAGGCCGATCAGCGCGACGTGCAGAAAAATAATCTTGCGGACGATAATTTCGCAGGCTTGGGCGGCAATTCGGAGCCGCATCACGAGCCGCGCCGCGTCAACAACGATCCGCGCGCCAAGCAGCAGAAGGGCAACCAGGTCCGCCGCGACCGGCGCGACGTCCACGGCTGGGTCGTGCTCGACAAGCCGATCGGCATGACCTCGACGCAGGCGGTTGCGGTGCTCAAGCGCCTGTTCAACGCCAAGCGCGCCGGCCACGCCGGCACGCTCGATCCGCTCGCCTCGGGGGGCCTGCCGATCGCGCTCGGGGAGGCCACCAAGACCGTTCCCTTCGTCATGGACGGCCGGAAGCGCTACCAGTTCACGGTGTGCTGGGGCGAGGAGCGCGATACCGACGACATCGAGGGCCGGGTGACCGCGACCTCGGACCAACGCCCGACCCGGGAGGCCATCCTGGCTCTGCTGCCCCGCTTCACCGGGGTGATCGAGCAGATCCCGCCGCGCTATTCCGCAATCAAGGTCCAGGGCGAGCGCGCCTACGATCTCGCCCGCGACGGCGAGGTCGTGGAACTGGCCCCCCGTCCGGTCGAGATTCACCATTTAACCCTTGTGGATCAACCGGATAACGACCACGCCGTGTTCGAGGCCGAATGCGGCAAGGGCACCTATGTCCGCGCGCTGGCCCGCGATATGGGCCGAATTCTCGGCACTTATGGCCATATCTGCGCGCTCCGGCGGACCCTGGTCGGCCCATTTGGCGAAAACGACATGATTCCGCTGGATCAGCTGGAGGCTTTGTGCGATAGAGCCGCGTCCGGCGAGGGCAGCCTCGCCGACGCGCTTTTGCCCGTTGAGACCGCGCTGGACGACATCCCGGCACTGGCCGTCACTCGGGCTGATGCGGCAAGGCTCCATCGGGGCCAGGCCGTTTTGTTGCGCGGACGGGATGCGCCCACTTGTAGCGGCACAGTCTATGTCACGGTGGCAGGCCGGCTTCTCGCGCTTGCTGAAGTCGGCAATGGCGAAATCATCCCCAAGCGTGTGTTCAACCTGACCGGCCTGACTGCCAGCCCCGGTCGCAACGAGAGAAATTGA
- the rpsO gene encoding 30S ribosomal protein S15, which yields MSIAAERKAEVIKTNATKAGDTGSPEVQVAILSERINNLTSHFKTHVKDNHSRRGLLKLVSTRRSLLDYLKKKDEARYKALLEKHNIRR from the coding sequence ATGTCGATTGCCGCAGAACGCAAAGCGGAAGTCATCAAGACGAATGCCACCAAAGCCGGCGACACCGGCTCGCCCGAGGTCCAGGTCGCGATCCTGTCGGAACGCATCAACAACCTCACCAGCCATTTCAAGACCCACGTGAAGGACAACCATTCGCGTCGCGGCCTCTTGAAGCTGGTCTCGACCCGCCGCTCGCTCCTCGACTATCTCAAGAAGAAGGACGAGGCGCGGTACAAGGCGCTGCTCGAGAAGCACAATATTCGTCGTTAA
- the pnp gene encoding polyribonucleotide nucleotidyltransferase, translating to MFNKHSVEIDWGGRPLKLETGKIARQADGAVVATYGETVVLATVVAAKAPREGVDFLPLTVDYQEKTYAAGRIPGGYFKREGRPTEKETLVSRLIDRPIRPLFVDGWRNETQVIATVLSHDMENDPDIVALVASSAALTLSGAPFKGPIGAARVGFVNDEYVLNPTLDEMVDTQLDLVVAGTADAVLMVESEAKELNEDIMLGAVMFGHRHFQPVINAIIELAEKAAKEPREVTVIDNAALEKEMLGLVEQELRAAYAIPIKQDRYAAVGKVKEKVIAHYFPEGQEPKYDKLRIGAVFKELEAKIVRWNILDTGKRIDGRDNKTVRNIVAEVGVLPRAHGSALFTRGETQGLVVTTLGTGEDEQYIDALSGTYKETFLLHYNFPPYSVGETGRLGGTKRREIGHGKLAWRAIHPVLPPHHEFPYTIRVVSEITESNGSSSMASVCGASLALMDAGVPLKRPTAGIAMGLILEDKRFAVLSDILGDEDHLGDMDFKVAGTEAGITSLQMDIKIEGITEEIMKVALGQAKEGRIHILGEMAKALTNARAELGEYAPRIETFKIATDKIREVIGTGGKVIREIVEKTGAKVNIEDDGTVKVASSDGEAMKAAIKWIKSIASDPEVGQIYDGTVVKVMEFGAFVNFFGSKDGLVHISQLASNRVQKTSDVVKEGDKVKVKLLGFDDRGKTRLSMKVVDQTTGEDLEGKGGEGEKAPREAAGE from the coding sequence ATGTTCAATAAGCATTCAGTCGAGATCGACTGGGGCGGACGCCCTCTCAAGCTTGAAACCGGCAAGATCGCCCGCCAGGCCGACGGCGCCGTCGTCGCCACCTATGGCGAGACCGTGGTGCTTGCCACCGTCGTCGCGGCGAAGGCCCCGCGCGAAGGCGTCGACTTCCTGCCCCTGACCGTCGACTACCAGGAAAAGACCTACGCCGCGGGCCGCATTCCCGGCGGCTATTTCAAGCGCGAGGGCCGTCCGACCGAGAAGGAGACGCTGGTCTCCCGCCTGATCGACCGCCCGATCCGCCCGCTGTTCGTCGACGGCTGGCGCAACGAGACCCAGGTGATCGCCACCGTGCTGTCGCACGACATGGAGAACGATCCTGATATCGTCGCGCTGGTGGCTTCGTCCGCTGCGCTGACCCTGTCCGGCGCGCCGTTCAAAGGCCCGATCGGCGCCGCCCGCGTCGGCTTCGTCAATGACGAATATGTGCTCAACCCGACGCTCGACGAGATGGTCGACACCCAGCTCGACCTCGTCGTCGCCGGCACCGCCGACGCCGTCCTGATGGTGGAATCGGAGGCCAAGGAGCTGAACGAAGACATCATGCTCGGCGCGGTGATGTTCGGTCACCGTCACTTCCAGCCGGTGATCAACGCCATCATCGAGCTGGCCGAGAAGGCCGCCAAGGAGCCGCGCGAAGTCACCGTCATCGACAATGCCGCGCTTGAGAAGGAAATGCTCGGCCTGGTCGAGCAGGAGCTGCGCGCCGCCTACGCCATTCCGATCAAGCAGGATCGCTACGCCGCGGTCGGCAAGGTCAAGGAAAAGGTGATCGCGCACTACTTCCCCGAAGGGCAGGAGCCGAAATACGACAAGCTGCGCATCGGCGCCGTGTTCAAGGAGCTCGAGGCCAAGATCGTTCGCTGGAACATTCTCGACACCGGCAAGCGCATCGACGGCCGCGACAACAAGACCGTGCGCAACATCGTCGCCGAAGTCGGCGTGCTGCCGCGCGCCCACGGCTCGGCGCTGTTCACCCGCGGCGAGACCCAGGGCCTGGTCGTCACCACGCTCGGCACCGGCGAGGACGAGCAGTACATCGACGCGCTGTCGGGAACGTACAAGGAGACGTTCCTGCTGCACTACAACTTCCCTCCCTACTCGGTCGGTGAGACCGGCCGCCTCGGCGGCACCAAGCGCCGCGAGATCGGCCACGGCAAGCTGGCGTGGCGCGCGATCCACCCGGTGCTGCCGCCGCACCACGAGTTCCCCTACACGATCCGTGTGGTCTCGGAGATCACCGAATCCAACGGCTCCTCGTCGATGGCTTCGGTCTGCGGTGCCTCGCTCGCGCTGATGGACGCCGGCGTGCCGTTGAAGCGGCCGACCGCGGGCATCGCGATGGGCCTGATCCTCGAAGACAAGCGCTTCGCGGTTCTCTCCGACATCCTCGGTGACGAAGACCATCTCGGCGACATGGACTTCAAGGTGGCCGGCACCGAAGCGGGCATCACCTCGCTGCAGATGGACATCAAGATCGAGGGCATCACTGAAGAGATCATGAAGGTGGCGCTCGGCCAGGCCAAGGAAGGTCGTATTCACATCCTCGGCGAGATGGCGAAGGCGCTCACCAATGCGCGCGCCGAGCTCGGCGAATACGCGCCGCGCATCGAGACCTTCAAGATCGCCACCGACAAGATCCGTGAAGTGATCGGCACCGGCGGCAAGGTGATCCGCGAGATCGTCGAGAAGACCGGCGCCAAGGTCAACATCGAGGACGACGGCACCGTGAAGGTCGCCTCCAGCGACGGCGAGGCGATGAAGGCCGCGATCAAGTGGATCAAGTCGATCGCATCCGATCCGGAAGTCGGCCAGATCTACGACGGCACCGTGGTCAAGGTGATGGAGTTCGGCGCCTTCGTGAACTTCTTCGGCTCCAAGGACGGCCTCGTTCACATCAGCCAGCTCGCTTCCAACCGCGTGCAGAAGACCTCCGACGTCGTCAAGGAAGGCGACAAGGTCAAGGTCAAGCTGCTCGGCTTCGACGATCGCGGCAAGACCCGCCTGTCGATGAAGGTGGTCGACCAGACCACCGGCGAAGATCTCGAGGGCAAGGGCGGCGAGGGCGAGAAGGCCCCGCGCGAAGCCGCCGGCGAGTAA
- a CDS encoding superoxide dismutase has translation MSSISRRRLILATTGLVVAAAAPRMAFAQAAAAPAGPFKLDPLAYPANALEPHIDAKTMEIHHGRHHQAFITNLNNFAKDNPQIADKSIGEVLGNLGAVPEAIRTGVRNSMGGHANHTMFWQIMGPNGGKPEGALLAAIDGDLGGMEKLQADFNAAGGRVFGSGWVFVTVSKDGKLTIETRPNQDNPMMDGKQALLGNDVWEHAYYLNYQNRRADYLKAWWSTVNWRVVGERYAAAKAGKLKV, from the coding sequence ATGTCATCCATATCCCGGCGCCGTCTCATACTCGCAACGACCGGCCTCGTCGTGGCTGCCGCCGCCCCACGCATGGCCTTTGCCCAGGCCGCGGCGGCGCCCGCAGGCCCATTCAAGCTCGATCCGCTGGCCTATCCGGCGAACGCGCTGGAACCGCACATTGATGCCAAGACGATGGAGATCCATCACGGCCGCCACCACCAGGCGTTCATCACGAACCTGAACAATTTCGCAAAGGACAATCCGCAGATCGCGGACAAATCGATCGGCGAAGTGCTGGGCAATCTCGGCGCCGTGCCGGAGGCGATCCGCACCGGCGTTCGCAACAGCATGGGCGGCCACGCCAACCACACGATGTTCTGGCAGATCATGGGGCCGAATGGCGGCAAGCCGGAAGGTGCCCTGCTTGCCGCGATCGACGGCGATCTCGGCGGCATGGAGAAGCTGCAAGCGGACTTCAACGCCGCCGGCGGGCGCGTGTTCGGCTCGGGCTGGGTATTCGTGACCGTCAGCAAGGATGGCAAGCTCACGATCGAAACGCGGCCCAACCAGGACAATCCGATGATGGACGGCAAGCAGGCGCTGCTCGGTAACGACGTCTGGGAGCACGCTTATTACCTGAATTACCAAAACCGCCGCGCCGATTATCTCAAGGCCTGGTGGAGTACGGTGAACTGGAGAGTCGTCGGCGAGCGCTATGCCGCCGCGAAGGCCGGCAAGCTCAAGGTCTGA